The proteins below are encoded in one region of Juglans microcarpa x Juglans regia isolate MS1-56 chromosome 4D, Jm3101_v1.0, whole genome shotgun sequence:
- the LOC121261396 gene encoding protein FD-like isoform X2, whose protein sequence is MGSSTGEINNNGRNGNSCSQSKSSSTCSCPSPFSGSSPVLPTPPARKSMEEVWKGISLASLKDHSSNTLSSTTTTQNSAFCATILQDFLARPLNKEPPTRGASSSGATEPSLAVEITFLGSLAPTPETILSLNSGSDFPYPEIRTPVGVGSNPQLQRAQENVEDSIDRRHKRMIKNRESAARSRSRKQAYTNELELEVARLQKENARLRREQEELCLVAGRAQLPKKHRIYRTSTAPF, encoded by the exons ATGGGTTCATCAACAGGCGAAATCAACAATAATGGCAGAAATGGAAACTCCTGCTCACAATCCAAATCCTCCTCCACATGCTCTTGTCCCTCGCCCTTTTCAGGTTCTTCACCAGTCCTCCCAACCCCTCCTGCCAGAAAATCCATGGAAGAAGTTTGGAAAGGCATCAGCTTAGCCTCTCTTAAAGATCACTCCAGCAACACCCTCTCCTCCACTACCACCACCCAAAACTCTGCCTTTTGTGCTACGATTCTCCAAGACTTCTTGGCTCGGCCTCTCAACAAAGAGCCACCAACAAGAGGCGCGTCATCATCTGGCGCCACCGAGCCTTCATTGGCCGTGGAGATCACTTTCTTGGGTTCTCTGGCGCCAACTCCAGAAACTATTCTGAGCTTGAATTCCGGTTCTGATTTTCCATACCCTGAAATCCGTACCCCGGTTGGTGTTGGGTCAAACCCACAATTGCAAAG GGCTCAAGAAAATGTTGAGGATTCCATCGATCGGAGACATAAGCGCATGATCAAGAACAGAGAATCAGCCGCTCGTTCTAGATCAAGGAAACAG GCTTACACGAACGAGTTGGAACTTGAAGTTGCCCGTTTACAGAAAGAGAATGCTAGGCTCAGAAGAGAGCAAGAGGAG CTCTGCTTGGTGGCAGGCCGTGCTCAGCTTCCAAAAAAACACCGTATCTATAGAACCTCAACTGCTCCATTTTGA
- the LOC121261396 gene encoding protein FD-like isoform X1 — MGSSTGEINNNGRNGNSCSQSKSSSTCSCPSPFSGSSPVLPTPPARKSMEEVWKGISLASLKDHSSNTLSSTTTTQNSAFCATILQDFLARPLNKEPPTRGASSSGATEPSLAVEITFLGSLAPTPETILSLNSGSDFPYPEIRTPVGVGSNPQLQRHAGFTAPSFVSSFNSPFEFSCSSSAFPSCCKKRAQENVEDSIDRRHKRMIKNRESAARSRSRKQAYTNELELEVARLQKENARLRREQEELCLVAGRAQLPKKHRIYRTSTAPF; from the exons ATGGGTTCATCAACAGGCGAAATCAACAATAATGGCAGAAATGGAAACTCCTGCTCACAATCCAAATCCTCCTCCACATGCTCTTGTCCCTCGCCCTTTTCAGGTTCTTCACCAGTCCTCCCAACCCCTCCTGCCAGAAAATCCATGGAAGAAGTTTGGAAAGGCATCAGCTTAGCCTCTCTTAAAGATCACTCCAGCAACACCCTCTCCTCCACTACCACCACCCAAAACTCTGCCTTTTGTGCTACGATTCTCCAAGACTTCTTGGCTCGGCCTCTCAACAAAGAGCCACCAACAAGAGGCGCGTCATCATCTGGCGCCACCGAGCCTTCATTGGCCGTGGAGATCACTTTCTTGGGTTCTCTGGCGCCAACTCCAGAAACTATTCTGAGCTTGAATTCCGGTTCTGATTTTCCATACCCTGAAATCCGTACCCCGGTTGGTGTTGGGTCAAACCCACAATTGCAAAGGCATGCCGGTTTCACTGCaccttcttttgtttcttccttTAACTCTCCTTTCGAATTCTCATGCTCTTCTTCGGCGTTCCCTTCTTGCTGCAAGAAAAGGGCTCAAGAAAATGTTGAGGATTCCATCGATCGGAGACATAAGCGCATGATCAAGAACAGAGAATCAGCCGCTCGTTCTAGATCAAGGAAACAG GCTTACACGAACGAGTTGGAACTTGAAGTTGCCCGTTTACAGAAAGAGAATGCTAGGCTCAGAAGAGAGCAAGAGGAG CTCTGCTTGGTGGCAGGCCGTGCTCAGCTTCCAAAAAAACACCGTATCTATAGAACCTCAACTGCTCCATTTTGA
- the LOC121261397 gene encoding CO(2)-response secreted protease — MMKGNYLQFFSFWSVFLVLFLDETRAAEAGNDFGVYIVYMGAADIANGSLRDDHVQLMNRVLRRRENALVHTYKHGFSGFAARISEEEARSIAQKPGVVSVFPDPLLQLHTTRSWDFLKYQTSVVIDSTPNSESETSSLDQSDSIIGILDTGIWPESESFSDKDIVGNSLPSGWKGTCMTADDFSSSNCNKKLIGARFYNATGSDSPRDTLGHGTHVASTAAGTTIASASYYGLAAGTAKGGSSGSRIAVYSVCSLFGCRGSTILSAFDDAINDGVDVLSLSLGTSSISRLDLQSDPIAIGAFHAVEHGIIVVCSAGNDGPDAESVVNIAPWILTVAASTIDRDFQSNLVLGGNKVIKGEGINFSPLQKSPVYPLIYAKNAKKSGAKEVEASNCEPGSLDKDLIKGKIVVCNNDDEDSGYSKDDKLYAVKDLGAIGIALMDDKTTSVANPYGDFPATIITSKDAEVVLSYINSTRDPVATILPTVSVTKYTPAPNVAYFSARGPSYHTRNILKPDVSAPGVDILASWIGNDTSGAPKGKEASLFNILSGTSMACPHVSGIVATVKSQNRTWSPSAIKSAIMTTATQTNNLKAPITTDSGAMATPYDYGAGEVTTSGPLRPGLVYETTTIDYLNYLCYSGLDISAIRTIAQTIPDGFACPKDSRADYISNINYPSIAVSNFNGKESKNVSRTVTNVAGDGETVYTVSVDAPSGVNVSVVPEKLQFTKNELKLSYQVIFSSSGTPLKEDHVFGSITWTNGNYKVRSPFVISNNPMSKAVASSWLGFVL; from the exons ATGATGAAAGGCAATTATCTGCAGTTCTTCTCATTCTGGTCTGTCTTTCTTGTCCTGTTTTTGGATGAAACAAGAGCAGCCGAAGCGGGGAATGATTTTGGTGTTTATATTGTATACATGGGAGCTGCGGACATTGCAAATGGTTCCTTGAGGGATGACCATGTTCAGCTCATGAACAGAGTGTTAAGACG GAGAGAAAATGCACTGGTACATACCTACAAGCATGGTTTCTCAGGGTTCGCAGCTCGGATATCGGAGGAGGAAGCCCGTTCGATTGCTCAAAAACCTGGAGTTGTATCAGTTTTTCCCGATCCTCTATTACAACTCCACACAACTCGTTCTTGGGATTTCTTGAAGTATCAAACCTCTGTAGTGATCGACTCAACGCCTAATTCTGAATCTGAAACTTCATCTCTTGATCAATCAGACTCAATAATCGGCATCTTGGATAcag GAATTTGGCCGGAGTCAGAGAGCTTTAGTGACAAGGATATCGTGGGTAATTCACTTCCTTCAGGGTGGAAAGGTACCTGCATGACTGCTGATGATTTCAGCTCCTCCAATTGTAACAA AAAGCTGATTGGAGCAAGGTTCTACAATGCAACGGGAAGCGATTCCCCCCGGGATACGCTTGGCCATGGCACACACGTGGCTTCAACTGCGGCGGGGACCACCATTGCCAGTGCATCCTACTATGGCCTAGCCGCTGGGACCGCCAAGGGTGGCTCCTCGGGCTCACGGATCGCCGTCTATAGTGTATGCTCGTTATTCGGTTGCCGTGGCTCCACTATTCTATCGGCGTTCGACGATGCGATTAACGACGGTGTTGATGTTTTATCGCTCTCGCTTGGCACTTCGTCGATATCGCGACTCGATCTCCAAAGCGATCCAATCGCGATCGGAGCGTTTCACGCGGTGGAGCACGGGATCATTGTGGTCTGCTCCGCAGGGAATGACGGCCCCGATGCGGAATCCGTTGTGAATATTGCACCTTGGATTTTGACCGTTGCAGCCTCGACGATTGACCGTGATTTTCAATCTAATTTGGTATTAGGCGGAAACAAAGTGATTAAg GGTGAAGGCATAAATTTCTCTCCACTCCAAAAATCCCCTGTATATCCATTGATATACGCTAAGAATGCCAAGAAAAGTGGTGCCAAAGAAGTTGAAGCCAG CAACTGCGAACCGGGTTCATTGGATAAAGACTTGATCAAGGGGAAGATTGTGGTCTGCAATAACGATGATGAGGATTCTGGTTATTCAAAGGATGACAAGTTATATGCAGTGAAGGACCTTGGAGCAATCGGTATAGCTTTGATGGATGACAAAACAACGTCAGTGGCAAATCCTTATGGTGATTTTCCAGCAACCATAATCACTTCGAAAGATGCCGAGGTAGTCCTCTCCTATATAAATTCAACCAG AGATCCAGTCGCAACAATTTTACCAACAGTATCAGTGACGAAATATACTCCCGCGCCTAATGTTGCATATTTCTCGGCTAGGGGGCCTTCATATCACACAAGGAACATTCTCAAG CCTGATGTTTCTGCACCAGGAGTGGACATACTGGCATCATGGATTGGAAATGACACATCAGGAGctccaaaaggaaaagaagccTCGTTGTTTAACATTCTCTCAGGAACTTCCATGGCATGCCCGCATGTTTCGGGGATAGTCGCCACTGTCAAATCTCAGAACCGAACATGGAGTCCCTCAGCTATCAAATCAGCCATAATGACAACAG CGACTCAGACAAACAATCTGAAAGCTCCGATTACAACGGACTCGGGTGCAATGGCCACGCCATATGATTACGGTGCAGGGGAGGTGACAACATCTGGACCATTACGACCAGGGTTGGTGTACGAGACGACCACCATCGACTACTTGAACTACCTTTGCTACTCAGGGCTCGACATATCTGCAATTCGAACCATCGCCCAAACCATTCCAGATGGTTTTGCTTGCCCCAAGGACTCCAGAGCTGATTATATATCCAATATCAACTACCCATCAATTGCAGTATCCAATTTCAATGGAAAAGAGAGCAAGAACGTGAGCAGGACGGTGACTAATGTGGCAGGGGATGGCGAAACTGTCTATACTGTAAGTGTGGATGCACCCAGTGGCGTAAATGTCAGTGTGGTTCCAGAAAAACTGCAGTTTACGAAAAACGAATTGAAGCTGAGCTACCAAGTGATCTTTTCTTCCAGTGGAACGCCATTGAAGGAAGATCATGTATTTGGGTCAATCACTTGGACTAATGGAAACTATAAAGTCCGGAGTCCATTTGTAATAAGCAACAA TCCTATGAGCAAAGCAGTGGCTTCTTCTTGGTTGGGATTTGTACTATGA